A region of Bicyclus anynana chromosome 15, ilBicAnyn1.1, whole genome shotgun sequence DNA encodes the following proteins:
- the LOC112051655 gene encoding nucleoprotein TPR isoform X2, which produces MEAASVEAGEKNHLLDALSETEIAAIPNIIADKLNTYIDKKFEEYLTSKALHETSKSQIDEKNAATDATIIELTAKYEDTLKKLQISGETITDLQNQVISLNTELEKAREKIKLLENEAISLKSSRDAAVDERNDLTRIVERRNVEVERLIANEKSLTQQLHAAVESKCKALALNDEIQSKEMALQYREKRLDQERVLLNSQISALSEEVTRLTSELQSVRLNQTSRLVTLETQLTEKCEELKAANQTIEQLNEMKQNLNNRAENLTQRLMEQREIENKMTENYKKELDAKTKLSDLFKTMREDSESKCTELAEGISELQKLLNEATEQYGDLETKYKQTEKDHDELMEKKNEIISTLKNELEHANDLLKAATEQNLDMALNELAPSAATASKLLKSGMSLTQIYSLLVTVTDELNKKKEENRQLQVTINKIVQELEEKAPMLQKQKTEYIEIKETNVALTQQIDSLVIECNKLREDYCEASRISNHYGRENNRLKGELADLGRQVCFLLKEIEHTRGGLLNGDHDSSRPADISNSSDMSSSRIISKTLVTFSDIQELQANNQKLLRMIRDLTDKQEELERRKEQFDSGEMEKKIETLKQRVTELNEAQDRQTKMVNGLIRQRDMFKKLYHDHMKGKRHEVSSVIDTSDLETDESLAMDVSHKSPKPAAVVVSNCEVKCKELEKELQLLREEYKTYKEEKVTNEKMLFEQIDNMRQEIAKLTAANSKCAATAEYNNERLKILQTNIATYKKQISSLEEKNKAYNATIAKHEVSLQHLRDEVLNSQGKLAAAEIQVENLRLENKLVKDAEMRLQTEKEILNKDRQSQSLLFTNLELLKTSLERVGTENKARIETRLDEATRECAALRRRLQEEQDRFRELAVHLERETATTKSRMQEEKDAADAMRKEIEQLRNDLINKNKANEEVNKKLKVALSPNTDGSLDTIKKIKELEIKLSDRDGEIKSLVEQLNTAKEHIKQYCDIAENAEKELKNLNSEYEKYKLETGAKLTENSERLQILEDKCSELEAELSLHANGEYTNANTELKNELSNVKDELKNALTNYDKCRTELDETRNEIIKLSETVQQAEEKYTNEMILHSSDIQTLSTVKAELSRAQNQLNELVAFNNSTNEKMEAEKLALIEREKIAISENEQLSQRLKDLNDQNSLLHEQIQALGTQLSVTHASKSYSESMNESANNSSINLSISEEDGKSSEQLLQIVKLLRKEKDIAVAKYDILQAEIIRLKSQLEITEKQLDSCKLSLASEREKSEVSMITVNKQSDILRKVETLNALTDSNRILREERNSLNNRVEELTLTVKSLEEKLTPLEETIADYTSKNETLLSENTALKADCVRWRTRVNALVERANKTSPEDWKRLQNERETLAKMLTNEKENFRKISEELGALKVEKSKLEEQYSILSRQHNSVVEENKKLNEELQVLKDDMSRLTEELSKLKGEYNTATDTNARLTEEITNREASLTDIRNKENQIRKIAKKYKGQYEELVKSVEEEKQKKEGEAAAADAALAESAKRVEEQLGEVQKLLDAEKVTNEKLKQEIETLKTANTDKEEKARQVLKQAKVKIVQLTEMRNSLNRELDESRTKIGTIEQSTRDEHDARLELIKSQYEGRISRLEKERVEAQTEKTREVESLMQKVNLLQRQLANQTSGSKQQTTTEKTTTDPPTANIKPMAGVAQQSVSGSRRGGETPLASIRPMAQVGPTAPHDAHSTEYMPASSSRPLPRAALAASASAAAPAPATSAAAVAPPESTQDMDTSEAGGAGSSDSTAQSSSHSQPPQQAVALVLPRIEQPSAAGSAVVTPAASSAPPAASAASAAPQAAPAAPGAVSGGPSSASAPGQASGVSTSHAAPLVSTSHAAPGVSTSHAAPGVTTSHPAPGVSTSHAAPGVSTSHVAPGVSTSHVAPGVSTSHVAPGVSTSHAPPDVRPPKRRLQQRPLTAKRTRVQGFERSVEVEYQVPTSSRCDQDDEGVIVVDSEEDDERCTGTMYREGEEDEDMEEEQEVEGGEEEEEADGDDAEHASTRQESPAQSPVAGGVEGEEGEGGARAAHEPDSDPAPAIQQIEAISSGTEPSGTLSLGGNGADDGDDSIVPSTPTLYVPRRNDGFGEAVVSPLGGAGAGAAGAEGAGARFTFAEAGGAASHHDTHADLAAALPPPHARAEGTESREWEESRGEEEAAAVSSQGSEPSSPHQVAEEGREAEASAAPRRPAPSPHPPHQRWMRAADSESSPRGRGMRRGRPARRSHNYTRF; this is translated from the exons ATGGAAGCCGCGAGTGTGGAAGCCGGTGAAAAAAACCATTTATTAGATGCTTTATCTGAAACTGAAATCGCCGCTATACCGAATATAATTGCCGACAAACTAAATACTTACATTGATAAAAAATTTGAAGAATACCTGACATCTAAAGCTTTACACGAAACCAGTAAATCACAAATAG ATGAAAAAAATGCAGCGACAGATGCAACAATCATTGAGTTAACTGCAAAATATGAAGATActcttaaaaaattacaaatatccgGGGAAACTATCACAGACTTGCAGAATCAAGTTATATCTCTAAATACAGAATTAGAAAAGGCTCGagagaaaataaaacttttagaaAATGAAGCCATTTCTCTTAAAAGTTCTAGAGATGCTGCAGTTGATGAACGAAATGACTTAACACGTATAGTAGAAAGGCGTAACGTTGAAGTTGAACGACTTATTGCCAATGAAAAATCATTAACTCAACAACTTCATGCTGCCGTTGAATCAAAATGTAAAGCATTGGCATTAAATGATGAAATACAAAGTAAAGAAATGGCGCTTCAATACCGCGAGAAAAGGTTGGATCAAGAAAGAGTTTTATTGAATTCTCAAATTTCTGCATTATCTGAAGAAGTTACCAGGCTTACATCGGAATTGCAAAGTGTAAGGTTAAATCAAACTAGTAGACTTGTTACCTTGGAAACACAACTTAcggaaaaatgtgaagaattaAAAGCAGCAAATCAAACAATAGAACaattgaatgaaatgaaacaGAATTTAAATAACAGGGCTGAAAACTTAACACAACGGCTAATGGAGCAGAGAGAAATAGAAAATAAGATgacagaaaattataaaaaggagCTAGatgcaaaaacaaaattgtctgactTATTCAAAACTATGCGTGAAGATTCAGAATCAAAATGTACTGAATTGGCTGAAGGTATTTCTGAATTACAAAAGTTACTTAATGAGGCAACAGAGCAATATGGTGATCTAGAAACAAAGTATAAACAGACTGAAAAGGACCATGACGAGCTAATGGAAAAAAAGAATGAAATTATATCTACATTGAAAAATGAATTAGAACATGCTAATGATTTATTAAAAGCCGCTACAGAGCAAAACCTTGATATGGCTCTTAATGAGTTGGCTCCATCTGCAGCCACTGCTAGTAAACTATTAAAATCTGGTATGTCCTTGACTCAAATATATTCACTGTTAGTTACAGTTACagatgaattaaataaaaaaaaagaagaaaataggCAACTGCAagtaactataaataaaatagtacaaGAGCTAGAAGAAAAAGCCCCAATGTTACAAAAGCAGAAAACtgaatatattgaaataaaagagaCTAATGTAGCTTTGACTCAACAAATAGATTCTTTGGTTATTGAATGTAACAAGTTAAGAGAAGATTATTGCGAAGCATCTAGAATTTCGAATCACTATGGTCGTGAAAATAATCGGTTAAAAGGAGAACTGGCTGACTTAGGTAGGCAAGTATGCTTCTTGTTAAAAGAAATAGAACATACTAGAGGTGGATTATTAAATGGAGATCACGATTCATCACGTCCAGCTGATATATCTAATTCATCTGACATGAGTTCTTCACGTATTATATCAAAGACATTAGTCACTTTTAGTGATATCCAGGAGTTACAGGCAAATAATCAAAAACTTTTAAGGATGATTCGTGATTTGACAGATAAACAAGAAGAATTAGAGCGTCGTAAAGAGCAATTTGACTCTGgggaaatggaaaaaaaaattgaaacctTGAAGCAAAGAGTTACAGAACTAAATGAAGCTCAAGATAGACAAACCAAAATGGTAAACGGACTTATAAGGCAACGTGATATGTTTAAAAAGCTATATCATGATCACATGAAAGGAAAGCGACACGAAGTGTCCTCGGTTATAGACACATCGGATTTAGAAACAGATGAATCGCTTGCAATGGATGTATCACATAAATCTCCAAAACCCGCTGCAGTGGTAGTTTCAAATTGTGAAGTAAAATGCAAGGAACTAGAGAAAGAACTCCAGCTTTTAAGGGAAGAATATAAAacatataaagaggaaaaagtTACCAATGAGAAAATGTTATTTGAGCAAATTGACAATATGAGACAAGAGATTGCAAAATTAACAGCTGCAAATAGTAAATGTGCGGCAACAGcagaatataataatgaaagaCTGAAAATATTGCAAACTAACATAGCcacatataaaaaacaaatttcgtcattagaagaaaaaaataaagcatACAATGCTACTATTGCCAAACACGAAGTTTCTTTACAACATTTGAGAGATGAAGTTTTGAATTCACAAGGAAAATTAGCTGCAGCTGAAATACAGGTTGAGAATTTAAGATTAGAAAATAAACTGGTAAAAGATGCTGAAATGCGCCTCCAGACAGAAAAGGAGATATTAAACAAAGACCGACAAAGCCAATCCTTGCTTTTCACAAATTTGGAATTGTTAAAAACGAGTTTAGAACGCGTTGGAACAGAAAATAAAGCTAGAATTGAGACGAGGTTGGATGAAGCCACTCGAGAATGTGCGGCCTTGAGAAGAAGATTGCAAGAAGAACAAGATAGATTTAGAGAATTAGCAGTACATTTAGAACGTGAGACAGCTACTACTAAATCACGAATGCAAGAAGAAAAGGATGCAGCAGATGCAATGAGAAAAGAAATTGAACAACTTAGGAATGActtaatcaataaaaacaaagctaATGAGGAAGTGAACAAAAAACTTAAAGTGGCTTTGTCACCAAACACTGATGGGTCTTTAGATaccattaagaaaattaaagaactagaaataaaattatcagATAGGGATGGTGAAATAAAATCTCTTGTAGAACAGCTAAACACTGCTAAAGAACACATTAAGCAATATTGTGACATTGCTGAGAATGCTGAAAAGGAATTGAAAAACCTAAATTCCGAATATGAAAAGTATAAATTAGAAACAGGAGCGAAGCTTACTGAAAATTCGGAAAGGCTACAAATTTTAGAAGATAAGTGTTCTGAATTAGAAGCTGAACTATCTCTTCACGCCAATGGAGAATATACAAATGCTAATACTGAATTGAAAAATGAGTTATCAAATGTCAAAGACGAGTTGAAGAATGCATTAACTAATTACGATAAATGTCGTACTGAACTTGATGAAACGCGTAATGAAATCATTAAATTATCTGAAACAGTTCAACAAGCTGAAGAAAAATATACTAATGAAATGATTCTACATTCTTCAGACATTCAGACGTTGTCTACGGTAAAAGCGGAATTATCCCGTGCACAAAACCAGCTTAATGAATTAGTTGCTTTTAATAACAgtacaaatgaaaaaatggaAGCTGAGAAACTGGCATTAATAGAAAGGGAAAAGATTGCTATTAGTGAAAATGAACAACTATCTCAGCGTTTGAAAGACCTTAATGATCAAAATTCTCTGCTACATGAGCAAATCCAAGCACTAGGTACTCAGTTGTCTGTCACTCATGCATCTAAATCTTATTCAGAGAGTATGAATGAATCTGCTAACAATTCTAGCATCAATCTATCTATTAGTGAAGAAGATGGAAAATCATCTGAACAATTGCTACAAATTGTTAAACTTTTAAGAAAAGAAAAGGACATTGCAGTAGCTAAAtatgatatattacaagcagaaATAATAAGATTAAAATCGCAATTAGAAATCACTGAAAAGCAACTTGACAGTTGTAAACTATCTTTGGCTTCAGAAAGGGAGAAATCAGAAGTTAGTATGATTACAGTAAATAAACAATCTGATATCTTGAGAAAAGTAGAAACTTTGAATGCTTTGACAGATAGCAACAGAATTTTACGAGAAGAACGTAATTCATTGAATAATCGTGTGGAGGAATTGACATTAACTGTTAAATCTTTAGAAGAAAAATTGACTCCGCTTGAGGAAACGATAGCAGATTACACATCTAAGAATGAGACATTACTGTCTGAAAACACTGCTTTGAAGGCAGATTGTGTAAGATGGAGGACCAGAGTAAATGCTCTAGTAGAACGTGCAAACAAAACCAGTCCTGAAGATTGGAAACGCCTACAAAATGAAAGAGAAACTCTGGCGAAAATGCTTACAAATGAGAAAGAAAATTTCAGGAAAATATCTGAAGAGTTAGGTGCACTAAAAGTTGAAAAATCTAAGCTAGAAGAACAGTACTCTATTCTTTCAAGACAGCATAACAGCGTAGTTGAAGAAAACAAGAAACTTAATGAAGAACTTCAAGTTCTTAAAGATGATATGTCCCGATTAACAGAAGAACTGTCCAAACTTAAAGGGGAATATAATACAGCAACTGATACAAATGCTCGACTGACTGAGGAAATCACAAACAGAGAAGCTTCTCTCACTGAtatcagaaataaagaaaatcagaTTCGTAAGATTGCCAAAAAATACAAAGGTCAATATGAAGAACTTGTTAAATCAGTGGAAGAAGAAAAGCAAAAGAAAGAAGGCGAAGCAGCTGCCGCAGATGCAGCATTGGCAGAAAGCGCAAAGAGGGTTGAAGAACAGTTAGGTGAAGTTCAAAAGTTGTTAGACGCCGAAAAAGTCACAAACGAAAAACTCAAACAAGAGATCGAGACACTTAAGACCGCTAATACGGACAAAGAGGAAAAAGCCAGGCAAGTTTTGAAACAGGCAAAAGTTAAAATAGTCCAGTTAACAGAGATGAGGAATTCTCTAAACCGTGAATTAGATGAATCACGGACTAAAATAGGTACCATTGAACAAAGCACGCGCGACGAACATGATGCCAGATTAGAACTTATCAAGTCACAATACGAAGGACGTATCTCTCGCCTAGAAAAAGAACGTGTTGAAGCTCAAACGGAAAAAACAAGAGAGGTTGAGTCTTTAATGCAAAAAGTGAACTTGTTGCAAAGACAACTAGCTAATCAAACATCAGGGTCCAAACAACAGACGACCACGGAAAAAACAACAACTGATCCCCCCACAGCGAACATAAAACCTATGGCTG gtGTAGCGCAGCAGAGCGTGTCCGGCAGCCGGCGCGGCGGGGAGACGCCGCTGGCCTCCATCCGGCCGATGGCGCAGGTGGGCCCCACGGCGCCGCACGACGCGCATAGCACGGAGTACATGCCGGCGTCCTCGTCGCGCCCGCTGCCGCGCGCCGCGCTCGCCGCCTCCGCgtccgccgccgcgcccgcgcccgccaccTCCGCCGCTGCTGTTGCCCCGCCAGAATCCACACAG GACATGGACACCAGCGAGGCAGGCGGCGCGGGCTCCAGTGACAGCACCGCTCAGTCCTCATCGCACTCGCAGCCGCCGCAACAG GCAGTAGCGTTGGTGCTGCCGCGCATAGAGCAACCGAGCGCGGCCGGCTCCGCCGTGGTGACCCCGGCCGCCAGCtcggcgccgcccgccgccagcgccgccaGCGCAGCGCCGCAAGCAGCGCCCGCGGCCCCCg GAGCCGTCAGCGGCGGGCCGAGCTCGGCGAGCGCGCCGGGCCAGGCGTCCGGCGTCAGCACGTCGCACGCCGCGCCGCTCGTCAGCACCTCGCACGCGGCGCCCGGCGTCAGCACCTCGCATGCCGCCCCAG GTGTCACAACATCTCACCCAGCACCGGGCGTCAGCACCTCCCACGCCGCACCGGGTGTCAGTACGTCGCACGTCGCGCCGGGTGTCAGCACGTCGCACGTCGCGCCAGGTGTCAGCACGTCGCACGTCGCGCCGGGCGTCAGCACTTCTCACGCACCGCCCGATGTCCGCCCGCCAAAGCGTCGCCTACAACAGAGGCCACTGACAGCAAAACGGACAAGAGTACAG GGCTTCGAACGTTCTGTGGAAGTGGAGTACCAAGTTCCTACATCGTCGCGTTGCGATCAGGATGACGAGGGCGTCATCGTAGTAGACTCGGAGGAAGACGATGAGCGGTGCACGGGCACTATGTACCGG GAGGGCGAGGAAGACGAGGACATGGAAGAAGAACAAGAGGTAGAAGGTGGTGAGGAGGAAGAGGAAGCAGACGGCGACGACGCTGAACACGCGTCGACACGACAG GAGTCTCCGGCGCAGTCGCCGGTGGCGGGCGGCGTTGAGGGCGAGGAGGGCGAGGGCGGGGCGCGCGCCGCGCACGAGCCCGACAGCGACCCCGCGCCCGCCATCCAGCAGATCGAGGCCATCAGCAGCGGCACTGAAC CGAGCGGCACCCTGTCCCTCGGTGGCAACGGCGCTGACGACGGTGACGACAGCATAGTTCCTTCCACTCCTACTCTCTATGTTCCTAGACGGAATGACGG GTTCGGCGAGGCGGTGGTGTCGCCgctgggcggcgcgggcgcgggcgcggcgggcgcggagGGCGCGGGCGCGCGGTTCACGTTCGCGGAGGCGGGCGGCGCCGCCAGCCACCACGACACGCACGCCGACCTCGCCGCCGCGCTGCCGCCGCCGCACGCAC GAGCTGAAGGCACAGAGTCGCGGGAATGGGAAGAGTCTCGAGGGGAGGAGGAAGCGGCGGCGGTCAGCTCGCAGGGCAGCGAGCCCTCTTCGCCGCACCAG GTGGCCGAGGAAGGTCGCGAAGCGGAGGCCAGCGCTGCGCCGCGCCGCCCCGCCCCCTCGCCGCACCCCCCGCACCAGCGCTGGATGCGCGCCGCCG ATAGCGAGAGCAGTCCGCGCGGGCGGGGCATGCGGCGGGGGCGGCCCGCGCGCCGCTCGCACAACTACACCAGATTCTAA